The following coding sequences are from one Halorubrum sp. BOL3-1 window:
- a CDS encoding PAS domain S-box protein, protein MNPEQTIDVLHVDDEPDFADTAAAFLEREDDRLNVETTPSASDGLACLADATFDCVISDYDMPKMDGIEFLETVRKKYSALPFILYTGKGSEEVASDAIAAGASDYLQKERGTGQYTVLANRIGTLVERARAQRRQQQQLEAIETAREGIGILDSDGYYISVNQAYADIYRTEPEELIGEHWTTLYPEDEAEYVRAEIFHTVEEHGYWHGRTTGRRVDGTIFTQDCIISATEGDATICTVRDISDQIESEEQLNRYRTLVEALNDPVYVLDEDGQFQFVNESFVETFGYEFDEVIGSDVAIIKDEQSVEQGLNNLGRILSADGPDGVYFETEIRSKSGESIPCEDHMAVLPYEGESFNGSVGILRDISDRKQREGELERRNKRLDEFASIVSHDLRNPLNVAEGNLKLLREECESNRIDTVERALTRMDDLIGDLLQLARVGDQIRSVQSADLTEVANDCWQNVETAEATLQTGGRYTIQADRSRLIQLLENVFRNAAEHGGPGVGITVGGLADGFYIEDDGPGIPEDERDNVFDAGYTTTQAGTGFGLSIVSQIVEAHGWDIHITEGSNGGARFEFTGVAVDTE, encoded by the coding sequence TGTTGAAACTACACCCAGTGCCAGCGATGGGCTTGCGTGCCTTGCCGACGCTACGTTCGATTGTGTAATCTCCGATTACGATATGCCGAAGATGGACGGAATAGAGTTCCTCGAAACCGTCCGTAAAAAATATTCTGCCCTTCCGTTTATTTTGTACACAGGCAAAGGCTCTGAGGAAGTCGCCAGCGACGCTATTGCGGCCGGCGCATCTGACTATCTTCAAAAAGAACGTGGTACCGGCCAGTACACGGTGCTGGCAAATCGTATCGGGACACTCGTTGAGCGGGCTCGCGCACAGCGACGGCAGCAACAACAATTAGAAGCTATTGAAACTGCACGAGAAGGAATCGGAATTCTTGATTCAGACGGCTATTATATTAGTGTGAACCAAGCGTATGCCGATATTTACCGTACTGAGCCCGAAGAATTAATCGGTGAACACTGGACGACGCTGTACCCGGAGGATGAAGCGGAGTACGTCCGTGCTGAAATCTTTCATACTGTCGAAGAACACGGATACTGGCACGGGCGAACGACTGGCCGTCGCGTCGACGGCACGATATTTACACAGGACTGTATTATATCCGCAACCGAGGGCGACGCAACGATCTGTACGGTGAGGGACATCTCTGATCAGATAGAATCCGAGGAACAACTCAATCGGTATCGTACGCTCGTAGAGGCGTTAAATGATCCAGTGTATGTCCTCGACGAGGACGGACAATTTCAATTCGTCAATGAGTCTTTCGTCGAGACGTTCGGGTATGAATTCGACGAGGTGATAGGAAGTGATGTAGCAATAATCAAAGATGAACAATCTGTAGAGCAGGGGCTGAATAATCTCGGGCGGATCCTTTCAGCTGATGGACCCGACGGTGTCTACTTTGAAACGGAAATTCGATCAAAAAGCGGTGAGTCAATCCCTTGTGAGGATCACATGGCGGTCCTCCCGTATGAGGGAGAGTCGTTCAACGGGTCTGTGGGAATACTGCGGGATATCTCTGACCGAAAGCAACGAGAAGGTGAACTGGAACGTCGGAATAAACGGCTTGATGAGTTCGCGAGCATTGTCAGCCATGACCTCCGGAACCCACTCAACGTCGCGGAAGGCAATTTGAAGCTCCTGCGTGAGGAGTGTGAGAGTAACCGAATCGATACTGTTGAGCGTGCGCTCACGCGGATGGATGATCTGATCGGTGATCTGCTCCAATTAGCTCGTGTAGGCGATCAGATACGTAGCGTACAGTCAGCGGATCTTACAGAGGTAGCCAACGATTGCTGGCAAAACGTTGAGACAGCTGAGGCGACTCTCCAGACGGGAGGTAGGTACACTATCCAAGCGGATCGGAGCCGGCTCATACAGTTACTTGAGAACGTGTTCCGAAACGCAGCTGAACATGGAGGGCCAGGAGTCGGTATCACTGTTGGTGGGCTTGCGGACGGGTTCTATATTGAAGATGACGGGCCAGGGATTCCTGAAGATGAGCGAGATAATGTGTTTGACGCTGGGTACACAACGACGCAAGCTGGGACAGGGTTCGGGCTCTCAATTGTGAGTCAAATTGTTGAAGCTCATGGGTGGGATATCCATATCACGGAAGGTTCCAATGGCGGGGCACGGTTCGAGTTTACTGGTGTCGCGGTTGATACTGAATAG
- a CDS encoding DUF2070 family protein, whose amino-acid sequence MGADNVDAFQRLVFSVPRLRVQAAALAVLSAVYGIATVAAITLFTPFAPDPSRIVPVAVLIFLVPFVAAAELFPRVLDGYPRSWSYFLALTSQLVLFVYALVLSGANDVGNAWSIIWLSFITLYLINILVLVVSTGIDRSARVLLVSLAEPAALIAAFYALGGSEFGFATYRHVFAFASLGIAAGFLVLVLVVVDYLIRSNTDVSAFALTSGLLRNDRESLDLGVEARPFVETFAVDNGDRLTVAAPWVHPGPLGGFGGGQLSGNLIDALNGDAGSATEDAGSATEDSDRTADDRVHDGSAGFFFHVPCTHKEDLSDPADAERILDAVAEPDRTGRASRLVTESYGEREGYADVRFRGRRIGDKEVIVLHGEGIDDYDIGVFMRDIDHDEVLLIDQHRHDIQNGPDAEIQHGSAEANHLKRAFDDFRERLAEEPLDDYAAGFALAGSDQHALAFVEEVDGEEVLWVGVDTNGLTPDVRATADAYRDGFDAVIPFSTDTHASIHELANARESDVDAIERAVDSAVDDVAPATVGLASRRTAPVKLLKNDYNGLVFSVNILIRLTVISLATLYVLLVLWLFF is encoded by the coding sequence ATGGGCGCGGACAACGTCGACGCCTTCCAGCGGCTCGTCTTTTCCGTGCCGCGGCTTCGTGTTCAGGCGGCCGCGCTCGCCGTCCTCAGCGCGGTCTATGGGATCGCCACCGTCGCGGCGATAACGCTTTTCACGCCGTTCGCGCCGGACCCATCTCGGATCGTGCCGGTGGCGGTCCTCATCTTTCTGGTCCCGTTCGTCGCCGCCGCCGAACTCTTCCCTCGCGTCCTCGACGGCTATCCGCGGTCGTGGAGCTACTTCCTCGCGCTCACCTCGCAGCTCGTCCTGTTCGTGTACGCCTTGGTGCTCTCCGGCGCGAACGACGTCGGGAACGCGTGGAGCATCATCTGGCTGAGCTTCATCACGCTGTACCTGATCAACATCCTGGTGCTCGTCGTCTCGACCGGCATCGACCGGTCCGCCCGTGTCCTGCTCGTGTCGCTCGCGGAGCCGGCGGCGCTCATCGCCGCCTTCTACGCGCTCGGCGGGAGCGAGTTCGGCTTCGCGACGTACCGCCACGTCTTCGCGTTCGCCTCGCTGGGAATCGCCGCCGGGTTCCTCGTGTTGGTCCTCGTCGTCGTCGACTACCTGATCCGGAGCAACACGGACGTCTCCGCGTTCGCGCTCACCTCCGGTCTCCTCAGAAACGACCGGGAGTCGCTCGACTTAGGCGTCGAGGCTCGCCCGTTCGTTGAGACGTTCGCCGTCGACAACGGCGACCGCCTCACCGTCGCGGCCCCCTGGGTCCACCCCGGTCCACTCGGCGGGTTCGGCGGGGGCCAGCTGAGCGGGAACCTGATCGACGCGCTGAACGGCGACGCCGGGAGCGCGACGGAAGACGCCGGAAGCGCGACGGAAGACAGCGATCGAACGGCCGACGACCGCGTTCACGACGGCTCGGCCGGGTTCTTTTTTCACGTCCCGTGTACGCACAAGGAGGACCTCTCGGACCCGGCCGACGCGGAGCGGATCCTCGACGCGGTGGCGGAGCCGGACCGGACCGGGCGCGCCTCGCGGCTCGTCACCGAGTCGTACGGCGAGCGGGAGGGGTACGCCGACGTCCGGTTCCGCGGCCGCCGGATCGGGGACAAAGAGGTGATCGTCCTCCACGGCGAGGGGATCGACGACTACGACATCGGCGTGTTCATGCGCGACATCGACCACGACGAGGTGCTGTTGATCGACCAGCACAGACACGACATCCAGAACGGACCCGACGCCGAGATCCAGCACGGCTCCGCGGAGGCGAACCACCTGAAACGCGCGTTCGACGACTTCCGCGAGCGGCTCGCGGAGGAACCCCTCGACGACTACGCGGCCGGGTTCGCGCTGGCGGGCTCGGACCAGCACGCGCTGGCGTTCGTCGAGGAAGTGGACGGCGAGGAGGTCCTCTGGGTCGGCGTCGACACGAACGGACTCACCCCGGACGTGCGGGCGACTGCCGACGCGTACCGCGACGGATTCGACGCGGTGATCCCCTTCTCGACGGACACTCACGCGTCGATCCACGAGCTGGCGAACGCCCGCGAGTCCGACGTCGACGCCATCGAGCGCGCGGTCGACAGCGCGGTCGACGACGTCGCGCCCGCGACCGTGGGACTGGCCAGCCGTCGGACGGCGCCGGTGAAGCTCCTGAAGAACGACTACAACGGGCTGGTGTTCAGCGTCAACATACTCATCCGGCTGACGGTCATCTCGCTCGCGACGCTGTACGTCCTGCTCGTGTTGTGGCTGTTCTTCTGA